A part of Caldisericia bacterium genomic DNA contains:
- a CDS encoding carbamate kinase yields MAKKHIRIFAFGGNEVSPVGLTDEKGKPIIPDIAMQWKRTSETCKHIVKIMKQFPDDIYVITHGNGPQVGNVFLRSEYSRPILPPIPLDVCGSDTQGSMGYMIGQILGNELRANGINKTVVGIVTQVVVDKNDPGFQNPTKYIGPSYTREEAEERMKKDGWAMKLYKKDDKGNEIWRKVVPSPEPLDIVEIDAIEAAIEKGFIPITVGGGGIPVVEVEPDEKGEFRCNYEIVFRNGKGTKIYNGVEAVIDKDLATSLLGRMLIQRAKERGEDVDVTFTIFTGEDGAKLYYQTPQQVDLRRLTLEEAKKYYNEGHFPPGSMGPKILAIIKFLEGGGKIAYISLTEKYLETLEGKAGTTIVRE; encoded by the coding sequence ATGAAGTTTCGCCAGTTGGTTTAACCGATGAAAAAGGTAAACCAATTATTCCAGACATTGCAATGCAATGGAAAAGAACTTCTGAAACCTGTAAACATATAGTAAAAATCATGAAACAATTTCCAGATGACATTTATGTTATAACACATGGTAATGGCCCTCAAGTTGGAAATGTTTTCTTAAGATCTGAATATTCAAGACCAATTTTACCTCCAATTCCACTTGATGTTTGTGGTTCAGATACACAAGGTTCAATGGGATATATGATTGGTCAAATTTTAGGAAATGAATTAAGAGCAAATGGAATCAACAAAACTGTAGTAGGAATCGTAACACAAGTTGTTGTTGATAAAAATGATCCAGGATTTCAAAATCCTACAAAATATATTGGCCCATCTTATACAAGAGAAGAAGCAGAAGAAAGAATGAAAAAAGATGGTTGGGCTATGAAGCTTTATAAAAAGGATGATAAAGGAAATGAAATTTGGAGAAAAGTTGTTCCATCACCTGAACCACTCGATATTGTAGAAATAGATGCTATAGAAGCAGCAATTGAAAAAGGATTTATTCCAATTACTGTGGGTGGTGGAGGAATTCCAGTTGTAGAGGTTGAACCAGATGAAAAAGGAGAGTTTAGATGCAATTACGAAATTGTATTTAGAAATGGAAAGGGGACAAAAATTTATAATGGGGTTGAAGCAGTTATTGATAAAGATTTAGCAACCTCACTTCTTGGTAGAATGTTAATTCAAAGAGCAAAAGAAAGAGGAGAAGATGTTGATGTAACATTTACAATTTTCACTGGAGAAGATGGAGCAAAACTTTATTATCAAACTCCACAACAAGTTGACCTTAGGAGATTAACTCTTGAAGAAGCAAAGAAATATTATAATGAGGGTCATTTTCCACCCGGAAGCATGGGTCCAAAAATTTTAGCAATAATAAAGTTCCTAGAAGGTGGTGGAAAAATTGCCTATATTTCATTAACAGAAAAGTATCTTGAAACACTTGAGGGTAAAGCTGGAACAACAATTGTAAGAGAGTAA
- a CDS encoding ornithine carbamoyltransferase — MHKLHGRDLITIQEWSLQEIEETLEVAREMKRARYTNPYKDSLKNKTFFMMFYNPSVRTRQSFETAATELGGHAQFLEPKTMRLREKGKAGETIEDAAKVMSRYGVGIGIRILEDSIERYGDGDFILREYAKYADIPVISMAHDKCHPCQALADMMGMLEHMRCVKKKKLVMMWGYSTMVRSWSSVHANLLISSMFGMDIKLVYPPGYDLDPEVMDMVRDNSKKSNGSFEIITGTTEDLKKAIENADVVYSRNWMSPKRYDWGKEKEIEMANQFKDWILTKELMKLTNDAYFIHPMPVDRGNEVEDEVASSPKSIIYDIAENRLHVQKAVMALTMGDL; from the coding sequence ATGCATAAATTACATGGGAGAGATTTAATAACAATACAAGAATGGTCACTTCAAGAAATCGAAGAAACACTTGAAGTGGCAAGAGAGATGAAGAGAGCAAGATACACAAATCCATATAAGGATTCATTAAAAAATAAAACATTCTTTATGATGTTTTATAACCCTAGCGTAAGAACAAGACAATCTTTTGAAACAGCAGCAACAGAACTTGGAGGACATGCTCAATTTCTTGAACCAAAAACAATGAGATTAAGAGAAAAAGGTAAAGCAGGAGAAACAATCGAAGATGCTGCAAAAGTTATGAGCCGTTATGGAGTAGGAATAGGAATAAGAATTCTTGAAGACTCTATCGAAAGATATGGAGATGGAGATTTTATTTTAAGAGAGTACGCAAAATATGCAGATATACCAGTTATATCAATGGCGCATGACAAATGTCATCCTTGTCAAGCACTTGCTGATATGATGGGAATGCTTGAACATATGCGTTGCGTGAAAAAGAAAAAATTAGTTATGATGTGGGGATATTCAACAATGGTAAGAAGTTGGTCTTCAGTTCATGCAAATTTACTTATCTCTTCAATGTTTGGAATGGATATAAAACTTGTTTATCCACCAGGATATGATCTTGATCCAGAAGTTATGGATATGGTTAGAGATAATTCTAAAAAATCAAATGGAAGTTTCGAAATAATTACTGGTACAACAGAAGATTTAAAGAAAGCAATTGAGAATGCAGATGTTGTATATTCAAGAAACTGGATGAGTCCAAAAAGATATGATTGGGGAAAGGAAAAAGAAATAGAGATGGCAAATCAATTTAAAGATTGGATTTTAACCAAAGAACTTATGAAACTAACAAATGATGCATATTTCATCCATCCAATGCCAGTTGATAGAGGAAATGAAGTTGAAGATGAAGTAGCAAGTTCACCAAAATCAATTATTTATGATATTGCAGAAAATAGACTCCATGTACAAAAGGCAGTTATGGCTTTAACAATGGGTGACTTATAA
- a CDS encoding carotenoid biosynthesis protein has translation MKLILRIIILFFIPLIYEYIGINYGGPLRVRYYYSHSFKPQILGLPIFVWIFWAIFILISYYLSSLILINILKLDYNAFIKDKLNFILISLFDGFIVTTFDLFIDPIAIKYGLWRWENFKFSYFGVPIGNFVGWFIIATSTSFLLRILDYFMPTKLNLKILKFIPIIYLFIIFILSLSSTFLLDIELSLMSLLVSSPVNILSIYSIRIYLSKKYL, from the coding sequence TTGAAATTAATTTTAAGAATAATAATTTTATTTTTTATACCTTTAATTTATGAATATATTGGAATAAATTATGGTGGACCACTTAGAGTAAGATATTATTACAGTCACTCATTTAAACCACAAATTTTAGGCTTACCAATTTTTGTTTGGATTTTCTGGGCAATTTTTATATTAATTTCATATTATTTATCAAGTTTAATATTAATAAATATTCTCAAATTAGATTATAATGCTTTTATAAAAGATAAGTTAAATTTTATTTTGATTTCTCTTTTTGATGGGTTTATTGTAACAACTTTTGATCTATTTATTGATCCTATTGCTATAAAATATGGATTATGGAGATGGGAAAATTTTAAGTTTTCGTATTTTGGAGTTCCGATTGGAAATTTTGTCGGGTGGTTCATAATTGCAACATCAACTTCATTTCTTTTAAGAATATTAGATTATTTTATGCCTACAAAATTAAATCTTAAAATATTAAAATTTATACCAATAATTTATCTATTTATAATATTTATCCTCTCATTATCATCAACTTTTTTATTAGACATAGAGTTATCTTTGATGAGTTTACTTGTTTCTTCGCCAGTTAATATTTTATCAATCTATTCAATTAGAATATATTTATCTAAAAAGTATTTATAA
- a CDS encoding YifB family Mg chelatase-like AAA ATPase gives MYARVKSLVNVGLKVYDILVEVDISSGLPSFTIVGLPDTSIQEAKERVRAAIKNSGFEFPVRKITVNLAPGEIKKEGTLFDLPISIGILTASGQINQEIVEKYYFVGELTLEGELGKINGGLSLSLFLKEKEEPLIIPQKNLYECALSKETKLIPFRNLSEVVLFLRGEIQKDIIKNYPVEFSEENFDIDFSDVKGQTFVKRAMEISAAGRHHLIMVGAPGSGKTMLSQRMITIMPELSFDEAVEITEIYSIAGILKEDEEIIKRRPFRSPHHTISYAGLVGGGTNPKPGEISLAHKGILFLDELPEFRRDVLEVLRQPIEEGFVTISRVKTSLTYPSDFLLIGAMNPCPCGYFGDSEKNCTCSLSEIKRYRSKISGPLWDRFDIKIKVPRVKENEVFSKESGESSKVIRERVKRAWEIQKDRYKNEKVKFNGKLTPMLIKKYIPITQDGENTLKNALKTLNLTLRSFHKIIKLARTIADLEGNEKVNTSHLLEAISYQRYGLMDEI, from the coding sequence ATGTATGCAAGAGTAAAAAGTTTGGTAAATGTTGGGCTAAAAGTTTATGATATACTTGTTGAGGTTGATATATCTTCTGGTCTTCCATCATTTACAATTGTGGGTCTCCCTGATACTTCAATTCAGGAAGCAAAAGAGAGAGTAAGAGCAGCAATAAAAAATTCTGGTTTTGAATTTCCTGTCAGAAAAATAACTGTAAATCTTGCTCCTGGTGAAATCAAAAAAGAAGGAACACTATTTGATCTTCCAATTTCAATTGGAATTCTTACTGCTTCAGGTCAAATTAATCAAGAGATTGTAGAAAAATATTATTTTGTTGGAGAGCTCACTCTCGAAGGAGAACTTGGAAAAATAAATGGAGGTCTTTCTTTGTCATTATTTTTAAAAGAAAAAGAGGAGCCATTAATAATTCCTCAAAAAAACCTATATGAGTGTGCTTTATCAAAAGAAACAAAACTTATTCCTTTTAGAAATTTAAGTGAAGTTGTTTTATTTTTAAGAGGAGAAATTCAAAAAGATATAATTAAAAATTATCCAGTTGAGTTCAGTGAGGAAAATTTTGACATAGATTTTTCAGATGTTAAAGGTCAGACTTTTGTTAAAAGAGCAATGGAAATTTCTGCAGCAGGAAGACATCATCTTATTATGGTTGGAGCACCTGGTTCTGGAAAAACAATGCTTTCTCAAAGAATGATAACAATTATGCCAGAACTCTCTTTTGATGAAGCAGTTGAAATAACAGAAATTTATTCTATTGCTGGAATTCTAAAAGAAGATGAAGAAATAATAAAAAGAAGACCATTTAGATCTCCACATCATACAATTTCTTATGCTGGTCTTGTTGGAGGAGGAACAAATCCAAAGCCTGGTGAAATAAGTTTAGCGCATAAAGGAATACTCTTTCTAGATGAACTTCCAGAGTTTAGAAGAGATGTTTTGGAAGTTCTAAGACAACCTATTGAGGAAGGTTTTGTTACTATTTCAAGAGTAAAAACCTCACTTACTTACCCGTCAGATTTTCTTTTAATTGGAGCAATGAATCCATGTCCTTGTGGTTATTTTGGTGATTCTGAAAAAAATTGCACCTGCTCTTTAAGTGAAATAAAAAGATACAGAAGTAAAATTTCAGGACCACTTTGGGATAGGTTTGATATAAAAATTAAAGTTCCTAGAGTAAAAGAAAACGAAGTTTTTAGTAAAGAGAGTGGAGAAAGTTCAAAGGTTATCAGAGAAAGAGTAAAAAGAGCTTGGGAAATACAAAAAGATAGATATAAGAATGAAAAAGTAAAATTTAATGGAAAATTAACTCCAATGTTAATTAAAAAATATATTCCCATAACTCAAGATGGAGAAAATACATTAAAAAATGCATTAAAAACCCTTAATTTAACTTTAAGAAGCTTTCATAAGATAATAAAACTTGCAAGAACGATAGCAGATTTAGAGGGCAATGAGAAGGTAAATACATCACACCTTCTCGAAGCGATTAGTTATCAAAGATACGGACTTATGGATGAAATATAA
- the raiA gene encoding ribosome-associated translation inhibitor RaiA, translated as MKLIVQGKGINLTDDVINYAEKRFATAERYFENIQEANLIISKERGLFKSEVTISMSGTVIRGESKTQDIYASIDDVLDKIKRQIKKYKESFVERRRETKKFLDKAETSTSETVVEDIPKIVKVKKFVLKPMDEEEAIMQMELLGHTFFVFLNSNTDKINVVYKRNDGNYGLIEPE; from the coding sequence ATGAAACTTATTGTTCAAGGAAAAGGTATTAACTTAACAGATGATGTAATAAATTATGCAGAAAAACGATTTGCAACAGCAGAAAGATACTTTGAAAACATACAAGAAGCGAATTTAATAATTTCAAAAGAGAGGGGCCTTTTTAAATCAGAAGTTACTATTTCCATGTCTGGAACAGTAATTAGAGGAGAGAGTAAAACTCAAGATATTTATGCCTCAATTGATGATGTTCTTGACAAAATTAAAAGACAAATAAAAAAATATAAAGAGAGTTTTGTAGAAAGAAGAAGAGAAACAAAGAAATTTTTAGATAAAGCAGAAACATCCACTTCAGAAACTGTTGTTGAAGATATACCAAAAATTGTTAAAGTTAAAAAATTTGTTCTAAAACCTATGGATGAAGAAGAAGCAATTATGCAAATGGAACTGCTAGGTCACACATTTTTTGTTTTCTTAAATTCAAATACAGATAAAATAAATGTTGTTTATAAAAGAAACGATGGTAATTATGGTTTAATTGAACCAGAATAA
- a CDS encoding DUF4330 domain-containing protein has product MKKIIIYSLIFLIIIFSILLLSRKFSEGKEKTFYVIAKMSVSNVLQEVCDNLKIGDYLIDSSGNKIFVIVDKIVKDAEHPVETSTGEIVKSPHPIFKSIILTVKSVNKSKKLILSYNRTTVRVGGKIIFETDKVRFVGTILSLDKE; this is encoded by the coding sequence ATGAAAAAAATTATTATTTATTCATTAATTTTTTTAATAATTATCTTTTCAATTCTTCTTTTATCAAGAAAATTTTCTGAAGGAAAAGAGAAGACATTTTATGTAATTGCAAAAATGTCAGTTTCAAATGTTCTTCAAGAGGTTTGCGACAATTTAAAAATAGGAGATTATTTAATAGATAGTAGTGGGAATAAAATTTTTGTAATTGTTGATAAGATTGTAAAAGATGCAGAACATCCTGTTGAAACTTCAACTGGCGAAATTGTAAAATCACCTCATCCAATTTTTAAAAGTATTATTTTAACAGTAAAAAGTGTAAATAAATCAAAAAAATTAATTTTATCATACAATAGAACAACAGTTAGAGTTGGGGGTAAAATAATATTTGAAACTGATAAAGTAAGATTTGTTGGAACAATTTTATCATTAGATAAGGAGTAA
- the secA gene encoding preprotein translocase subunit SecA, which yields MANFLKKLFSGEERELKRLSTYVEKINSYESDVSKLTNDELKNKTSEFIKRIENGETLEDILYEAFAVVREVSVRTIGLRHFDVQLMGGVVLHEGKIAEMKTGEGKTLVATLPIYLNSLLGRGVHLVTVNDYLAKRDALWMGPIYKFLGRTVGVIQHESSFLVEWDDPQKFTVKLIPCSRRDAYLADITYGTNNEFGFDYLRDNMAISLEQIVQRELFYAIVDEVDSILIDEARTPLIISGPSEKSTQVYYKASQIAKQLKINEDFTSDEKEKNVTLTESGVKKVEKFFGVENLYASENVELVSHVIQALRALIHFKKDVDYIVKDGEVIIVDEFTGRLMFGRRYSDGLHQAIEAKEGLRVKEESQTLATITFQNYFRMYKKLAGMTGTAKTEEDEFIEIYGLPVVVIPTNKPMIRIDYPDVVYRTEKIKFKKIVEEIKEWYKIGRPVLVGTRSIEKSEILSSMLKREGIPHQVLNAKYHEKEAEIIKHAGEKGMVTIATNMAGRGVDIVLGEGVKELGGLHIIGTERHESRRIDNQLRGRAGRQGDPGSSRFYLSLEDEILRIFGGDMIKKLMDFFKMDETPLEHPLLSKTIENAQKRVEAYHFEIRKHLLEYDNVLNKQREIIYKERRRILEKADLREDVFKFLDEIINEICDIHLSKTLEEKDYDGLSKAFLDLTQILIPPHEFSKIKESEIKKVLFDVAQKRYIEKENRLRELSKNIEEIKISFGEDPLREIERYLLLRIIDNKWKEHLYNMDHLKEGIGLRAYGQQEPLIAYQLEGFELFQTMMKSIREDWIKFLFRVEITVERKKNREERRRELKKTKN from the coding sequence ATGGCAAATTTTTTGAAAAAACTATTTTCTGGAGAAGAAAGAGAACTAAAAAGATTATCAACATATGTTGAAAAAATTAACTCTTATGAAAGCGATGTAAGTAAATTAACAAATGATGAATTAAAAAATAAAACATCTGAATTTATTAAGAGAATTGAAAATGGTGAAACTCTTGAAGATATATTATATGAAGCATTTGCAGTTGTAAGAGAAGTTTCAGTTAGAACTATTGGCTTAAGGCATTTTGATGTTCAATTAATGGGTGGAGTTGTTCTTCATGAAGGAAAAATTGCAGAAATGAAAACAGGTGAAGGAAAAACTCTTGTTGCAACTCTTCCAATTTACCTTAACTCTCTTTTAGGAAGAGGGGTTCACCTTGTCACTGTAAATGATTATCTTGCTAAAAGAGATGCTTTATGGATGGGTCCAATTTATAAATTCTTAGGAAGAACAGTTGGAGTGATTCAACATGAATCATCTTTTCTTGTTGAGTGGGATGATCCTCAAAAATTTACTGTGAAACTTATTCCATGTTCAAGAAGAGATGCATATCTAGCGGATATAACTTATGGAACAAACAATGAATTTGGGTTTGATTATTTAAGAGATAACATGGCAATCTCACTTGAACAGATTGTTCAAAGAGAACTTTTCTATGCAATTGTTGATGAGGTTGACTCAATTTTAATTGATGAAGCAAGAACACCACTAATTATTTCAGGACCAAGTGAAAAAAGCACACAAGTTTATTACAAAGCATCACAAATTGCAAAACAATTAAAAATTAACGAAGATTTCACATCTGATGAAAAAGAAAAAAATGTAACTTTAACAGAATCTGGAGTAAAAAAAGTTGAAAAGTTTTTTGGAGTAGAAAATCTATATGCAAGTGAAAATGTTGAACTTGTATCACATGTTATTCAGGCATTAAGAGCATTAATTCATTTTAAAAAAGATGTTGATTATATTGTAAAAGATGGTGAAGTAATTATTGTTGATGAATTTACAGGAAGACTAATGTTTGGTAGAAGATATTCAGATGGTCTCCATCAAGCAATAGAGGCAAAAGAGGGATTAAGAGTAAAAGAAGAGAGTCAAACACTTGCAACAATAACATTCCAAAACTATTTTAGAATGTATAAAAAACTTGCAGGAATGACTGGAACAGCGAAAACAGAGGAAGATGAATTTATTGAAATTTATGGTCTTCCGGTTGTTGTTATACCTACAAATAAACCAATGATAAGGATTGACTATCCAGATGTTGTATATAGAACAGAAAAGATAAAATTTAAAAAGATAGTCGAAGAGATAAAGGAATGGTATAAAATTGGTAGACCAGTTCTTGTAGGAACAAGATCAATTGAAAAATCTGAAATTCTTTCTTCTATGCTAAAAAGAGAGGGAATTCCACATCAAGTTTTAAATGCGAAATATCATGAAAAAGAGGCTGAAATAATAAAACATGCTGGTGAAAAAGGAATGGTAACAATAGCAACAAATATGGCAGGTAGAGGAGTTGATATTGTTTTAGGTGAAGGAGTTAAAGAGTTGGGTGGTTTACACATAATTGGAACAGAAAGACACGAATCGAGAAGAATAGATAATCAATTAAGAGGTAGAGCAGGGAGACAAGGAGATCCTGGAAGTTCAAGATTTTATTTGTCTCTTGAAGATGAAATTTTAAGAATTTTTGGTGGAGATATGATTAAGAAACTTATGGATTTCTTCAAAATGGATGAAACTCCTCTTGAACATCCACTACTCTCTAAAACAATAGAAAATGCTCAAAAAAGAGTTGAAGCATATCACTTTGAAATAAGAAAACACCTTCTTGAGTATGATAATGTTTTAAATAAACAAAGAGAAATTATTTATAAAGAGAGAAGAAGAATTTTAGAGAAAGCAGATTTAAGAGAGGATGTTTTTAAATTTTTAGATGAAATTATAAATGAGATATGTGATATACATTTATCAAAGACTCTAGAAGAAAAAGATTATGATGGTTTATCAAAAGCTTTTTTAGATTTAACTCAAATTTTAATTCCTCCTCATGAATTCTCTAAAATAAAAGAAAGTGAAATTAAAAAAGTTTTGTTTGATGTTGCACAAAAAAGATACATTGAAAAGGAAAATAGGCTAAGAGAGTTATCAAAAAATATTGAAGAGATAAAAATTTCTTTTGGAGAAGATCCATTAAGAGAAATAGAAAGATATCTTCTTTTAAGAATTATTGATAATAAATGGAAAGAACATCTTTATAATATGGATCATTTAAAAGAAGGTATTGGTCTTCGAGCATATGGTCAACAAGAGCCATTAATTGCTTATCAACTTGAAGGTTTTGAATTATTCCAAACTATGATGAAGTCTATTAGAGAAGATTGGATCAAATTTTTATTTAGAGTGGAGATAACAGTTGAACGAAAAAAGAATAGAGAGGAAAGAAGAAGAGAACTTAAAAAAACTAAAAATTGA
- the prfB gene encoding peptide chain release factor 2: MNEKRIERKEEENLKKLKIEFENLSLEEELKKINNKLKEFEEKTFNIKDWGSEEAKRILSSIERLKEEKERGENIISLFKESELILELLQKEEDESLREELRENIIKLFDNLEEYKKAYFLSGEYDDKNAILSLSSGAGGVDAMDWTQILFEMYLRWSDKKGFKTEVVDISYGEEAGIKSATILIKGKYAYGLLKGESGVHRLVRISPFDANRRRHTSFALVEVIPEIEDEELKIEDDELRIDVFRASGHGGQYVNKTDSAVRIVHIPTGITVTCQNERSQLKNKETAMKILMAKLIELKRQEKEKKLYELKGGFVSASWGYEVRSYVFHPYTLVKDHRTGFEIYNVEEVISGNIDDFIWSYLKYIKDEKNKDTNKEIN; this comes from the coding sequence TTGAACGAAAAAAGAATAGAGAGGAAAGAAGAAGAGAACTTAAAAAAACTAAAAATTGAATTTGAAAACCTCTCTTTAGAGGAAGAACTAAAAAAAATTAATAACAAATTAAAAGAGTTTGAAGAAAAAACCTTTAATATAAAAGATTGGGGGAGTGAAGAGGCAAAAAGGATATTATCTTCTATCGAAAGATTAAAAGAAGAAAAAGAGAGGGGTGAAAATATAATATCTTTATTTAAAGAGAGCGAACTTATTTTAGAACTCCTTCAAAAAGAAGAAGATGAAAGTTTAAGGGAAGAATTAAGAGAAAATATCATAAAATTATTTGATAATCTTGAAGAATACAAAAAAGCATATTTTCTCTCTGGGGAATATGATGATAAAAATGCTATTCTTTCTCTTTCTTCTGGCGCAGGTGGAGTTGATGCAATGGATTGGACTCAAATTTTATTTGAAATGTATTTAAGATGGAGCGATAAAAAGGGTTTTAAAACTGAAGTAGTAGATATATCTTATGGAGAGGAAGCGGGCATAAAAAGTGCAACAATATTGATAAAGGGAAAATATGCATATGGACTTCTCAAAGGCGAAAGTGGTGTTCATAGATTAGTAAGAATTTCACCATTTGATGCGAATAGAAGAAGACATACTTCTTTTGCCCTAGTTGAGGTTATTCCTGAAATTGAAGATGAAGAGTTGAAAATCGAAGATGACGAATTAAGAATTGATGTTTTTAGAGCAAGTGGACATGGTGGTCAATATGTTAACAAAACTGATTCAGCAGTTAGAATTGTTCATATTCCAACAGGAATAACTGTAACTTGTCAAAATGAAAGATCTCAACTAAAAAATAAAGAAACTGCAATGAAGATTCTTATGGCAAAATTAATTGAACTTAAAAGACAAGAGAAAGAGAAAAAACTTTATGAACTTAAAGGTGGGTTTGTTTCTGCCTCATGGGGATATGAGGTAAGAAGTTATGTTTTTCATCCATATACTCTTGTAAAAGATCATAGGACAGGTTTTGAAATCTATAATGTTGAAGAAGTTATTTCAGGAAATATTGATGATTTTATATGGAGTTATTTAAAATATATAAAAGATGAAAAAAACAAAGATACCAATAAAGAAATTAATTAA
- a CDS encoding YitT family protein, translating into MKKTKIPIKKLIKRLLGITLGSIIQALGIVLFLSPNKIAPGGFSGLSIIIFHLTGFPVGLMYFILNVPLFIIAGKKWGFNFIGLTLFGVIMSSFFIDFFSIYFASLTSNPLLASIYGGVLVGVGVGIVFKNWGSTGGTDLLGQLIYSFTGLSFGTSMFILDTTIVLIAGIVFKALEYSLYGMLSLFISSKVVDAVQEGFLTAKTVFLISDSVDKIKLRIMDELERGVTELTVTGAYTGVEKKALICVVHQREISKLKEIIHEEDPKAFVVIGDAREVIGEGFIPIEEAKR; encoded by the coding sequence ATGAAAAAAACAAAGATACCAATAAAGAAATTAATTAAAAGATTATTAGGTATAACATTAGGATCAATCATTCAAGCTCTTGGAATTGTATTATTTTTATCACCTAACAAAATTGCCCCAGGTGGTTTTTCTGGTCTTTCTATTATTATATTTCACTTAACAGGTTTCCCAGTTGGTTTAATGTATTTTATTTTAAATGTACCTCTTTTTATTATTGCAGGAAAAAAATGGGGGTTTAATTTTATAGGATTAACTCTTTTTGGAGTAATAATGTCATCTTTTTTTATTGACTTTTTTTCAATATATTTTGCTTCTTTAACCTCAAATCCTTTACTTGCTTCAATTTATGGAGGAGTTCTTGTAGGTGTTGGAGTTGGAATAGTTTTTAAAAACTGGGGGAGCACAGGTGGAACAGATTTATTAGGTCAATTAATATATAGTTTTACAGGTCTTTCTTTTGGCACATCTATGTTTATTCTAGATACAACAATAGTTTTAATTGCAGGTATTGTCTTCAAAGCGCTCGAATACTCTCTTTATGGAATGCTTTCTCTTTTTATATCTTCTAAAGTTGTTGATGCAGTACAAGAGGGTTTTTTAACAGCAAAAACAGTTTTTTTAATTTCAGATTCAGTTGACAAAATTAAATTGAGAATTATGGATGAACTTGAAAGAGGTGTTACAGAACTTACTGTAACTGGTGCATACACAGGTGTTGAGAAAAAAGCCCTTATTTGCGTAGTTCATCAAAGAGAGATTTCAAAACTTAAAGAGATAATACATGAAGAAGACCCAAAAGCATTTGTTGTAATCGGAGATGCAAGAGAAGTTATAGGAGAAGGGTTTATTCCAATTGAGGAGGCAAAAAGATGA
- a CDS encoding PHP domain-containing protein, with amino-acid sequence MKIEVDTHTHTILTGHAFSTLLENIEYAKKIGLKGLCITDHGPLRPDSPSIEYFKMLASRYLPEYIDGIKIFTGVELNIISDEGDVDLPESIIKNLDFNIIAFHNQTPYSSNSIDKNTKSMINALKRKYIKGIAHPGDPYFPYPINLEEIVKVAGDLGKFLELNNNVLKRGETWVNYYKEMLYLCEKYKVKVFISSDAHFSYYVGDFSIAINIIKDFNIKVINERLEEFEKLLKDI; translated from the coding sequence ATGAAAATTGAAGTTGATACGCATACTCATACAATTTTAACAGGTCATGCTTTTTCAACTTTACTTGAAAATATTGAATATGCTAAAAAAATTGGTCTTAAGGGTTTATGTATTACAGATCATGGACCTTTAAGACCTGATAGCCCAAGTATTGAATATTTTAAAATGCTTGCATCGAGGTATCTTCCTGAATATATAGATGGAATAAAAATTTTTACTGGGGTTGAATTAAATATTATTTCTGATGAAGGTGATGTTGACCTTCCAGAGTCAATAATAAAAAATCTTGATTTTAATATAATTGCATTTCATAATCAAACTCCGTACTCTTCAAATTCAATAGATAAAAATACAAAAAGTATGATAAATGCTCTTAAAAGAAAATATATAAAAGGTATAGCACATCCAGGAGATCCATATTTTCCATATCCAATTAATTTAGAAGAGATTGTAAAAGTTGCAGGAGACTTAGGAAAATTTTTAGAGTTAAACAACAATGTTTTAAAAAGAGGAGAAACTTGGGTAAATTATTATAAAGAGATGTTATATTTATGCGAAAAATATAAAGTTAAAGTTTTTATTTCCTCAGATGCTCACTTTTCATATTATGTTGGTGATTTCTCAATTGCAATTAATATTATTAAAGATTTCAATATTAAAGTTATAAATGAGAGGTTAGAGGAGTTTGAAAAGTTATTGAAAGATATTTAA